One segment of Porticoccus hydrocarbonoclasticus MCTG13d DNA contains the following:
- the rimM gene encoding ribosome maturation factor RimM (Essential for efficient processing of 16S rRNA), translating into MSAQQSVDPIDPVVVGRITAVHGVKGWVKIHSFTEPGGNIFDYQPWWLKIADHWQKLKVTEQRSTAKGLMVHLAEIDDRDQARAYCQRDICVAKAQLPVLADGQYYWHQLEGMLVVTSQGVRLGIVDSLMETGANDVLVVKGDGKSLDQEERLIPYIDQFVLNVDLGAGKIEVDWDPAF; encoded by the coding sequence ATGAGCGCCCAGCAAAGTGTGGACCCGATTGACCCAGTGGTCGTCGGGCGCATAACGGCAGTTCATGGTGTGAAGGGTTGGGTAAAAATTCACTCCTTCACCGAGCCGGGCGGTAACATTTTTGATTACCAACCCTGGTGGCTGAAGATTGCTGATCATTGGCAGAAATTGAAGGTCACAGAACAGCGTTCCACTGCCAAGGGACTGATGGTTCACCTGGCGGAGATTGACGACAGAGATCAGGCCAGAGCTTATTGCCAGCGGGACATCTGCGTGGCAAAAGCGCAACTGCCGGTTCTTGCTGATGGCCAATATTATTGGCACCAGCTTGAAGGGATGCTTGTTGTGACCTCTCAGGGCGTCAGGCTTGGCATCGTCGACTCCCTGATGGAAACCGGTGCCAATGATGTGCTGGTTGTGAAAGGGGATGGCAAGAGCCTGGATCAGGAAGAGCGGTTGATTCCCTACATAGATCAATTTGTATTAAACGTTGATCTCGGCGCCGGCAAGATAGAGGTGGACTGGGATCCGGCTTTTTAA
- the rpsP gene encoding 30S ribosomal protein S16 yields MVTIRLARGGSKKRPFYHIHVTDSRRARDSRYIERIGFFNPVARGLEERLRVDVDRVQHWVSEGAMLSDRVSQLVKEAAKQA; encoded by the coding sequence ATGGTAACAATTCGTCTGGCTCGCGGAGGCTCAAAAAAGCGTCCGTTCTATCATATACATGTCACTGACAGCCGCAGGGCCCGTGATAGTCGTTACATCGAACGCATCGGTTTTTTTAACCCGGTTGCCCGTGGCCTCGAAGAGCGTCTGCGAGTGGATGTGGATCGTGTGCAACACTGGGTGAGCGAAGGCGCCATGTTGTCTGATCGCGTTTCCCAGTTAGTGAAAGAAGCAGCCAAGCAAGCCTGA
- the ffh gene encoding signal recognition particle protein, whose translation MFENLSDRLSASLKKISGKASLTEDNIQETLREVRMALLEADVALPVVKTFVEGVKERALGQQVGSSLNPGQQFLKIVQSELEHVMGDSNESLNLAAQPPAVVLMAGLQGAGKTTSVAKLARYLKEREKKKVMVVSADIYRPAAIKQLETLASEVGVEFFASHADQKPVDIARNAVQAAKVKFIDVLLVDTAGRLHIDDALMTEIRQLHKALSPVETLFVIDAMIGQDAVATAKAFNEALPLTGVILTKVDGDARGGAALSVRQVTGKPIKFLGVGEKTDALEPFHPDRIASRILGMGDMMSLIEDVEQKVDRKKAEQLAKKVAKGKRFDLNDLRDQLQQMKNLGGFSGLLDKLPGMGNMSQMVEQANMGKQFSRMEAIINSMTPAERRNPDLLNGSRKRRITVGSGTNLQDLNRLLKQHKQMGKMMKKMKGKGMQQMMRGMAGNMPTGGGMGGGMPPGGGKFPF comes from the coding sequence ATGTTTGAAAATCTCAGTGATCGTTTATCGGCTTCCCTGAAAAAAATCTCTGGGAAGGCCAGCCTGACAGAAGATAATATTCAGGAAACCCTGCGTGAAGTGCGTATGGCACTGCTGGAAGCGGATGTGGCGCTACCGGTTGTCAAAACCTTTGTGGAAGGTGTCAAGGAGAGGGCGCTGGGCCAGCAGGTTGGCAGCAGCCTCAATCCCGGTCAACAGTTCCTGAAAATCGTTCAGTCCGAGCTTGAACATGTGATGGGTGACAGTAACGAGTCACTCAATCTGGCTGCGCAGCCGCCGGCTGTCGTATTGATGGCCGGTCTACAGGGTGCAGGTAAAACCACCTCCGTGGCCAAATTGGCCCGCTATCTCAAGGAGCGGGAAAAGAAAAAAGTCATGGTGGTGAGTGCCGATATCTACCGGCCGGCCGCCATTAAACAGCTGGAAACTCTCGCGTCGGAAGTGGGGGTTGAGTTTTTTGCCAGCCATGCTGATCAGAAACCTGTCGATATTGCACGCAATGCGGTTCAGGCGGCGAAAGTAAAATTTATCGATGTATTACTGGTGGACACGGCTGGCCGCCTGCATATTGATGATGCGCTGATGACTGAAATCCGGCAGCTACACAAAGCACTGTCGCCGGTGGAAACCCTGTTCGTCATTGATGCAATGATTGGTCAGGATGCGGTTGCCACCGCCAAGGCATTTAACGAAGCACTGCCCCTGACGGGGGTGATTTTGACCAAAGTGGACGGCGATGCCCGGGGCGGGGCGGCACTCTCTGTTCGCCAGGTAACCGGCAAGCCGATCAAATTCCTCGGTGTTGGTGAAAAAACCGATGCCTTAGAGCCGTTCCACCCGGACCGGATCGCTTCGCGGATTCTCGGCATGGGCGACATGATGTCGTTGATCGAAGATGTCGAACAGAAAGTCGACCGTAAAAAAGCAGAGCAGTTGGCTAAAAAAGTTGCCAAGGGCAAACGGTTTGATCTGAATGATCTGCGCGATCAACTCCAGCAAATGAAGAACCTGGGCGGGTTTTCAGGCCTGCTTGATAAGCTGCCCGGCATGGGCAATATGAGCCAGATGGTTGAGCAAGCCAATATGGGGAAGCAGTTTTCACGTATGGAGGCCATTATCAACTCCATGACGCCTGCGGAAAGGCGAAACCCCGACTTGCTGAATGGTTCCCGCAAGCGGCGGATAACGGTAGGGTCCGGCACCAACCTTCAGGATCTGAATCGCCTGCTCAAACAGCACAAGCAGATGGGCAAGATGATGAAAAAAATGAAAGGCAAAGGCATGCAGCAGATGATGCGCGGCATGGCAGGCAACATGCCTACTGGCGGTGGTATGGGGGGCGGAATGCCACCAGGCGGTGGGAAATTCCCCTTTTAG
- a CDS encoding cytochrome C assembly family protein, which translates to MLTASAAIALYICATLFQALQLRKHPNLQLSSLQLIAAPALALHGYTSAHWIFSDAGLDFGLFPMTSAIIFTINLIVLLSSLRKPVHSLFLILFPLAALILALTLLIGSSAPLRETVSLPIGAHIFFSIVAYSLLTIAAFQAIFIALQNWRLRHRHLGSWLQIVPPLQTMEALLFEVLWAGFGLLTLSLITGFLFFEDFFAQHLIHKTVFTLFAWLFYGILLWGRHIKGWRGNTAIRWTLVGFSAMVLGYWGSKFVLEVILR; encoded by the coding sequence ATGCTTACAGCTTCTGCCGCCATCGCCCTGTATATCTGCGCGACCCTATTCCAGGCGCTTCAGCTTCGCAAGCATCCCAACTTGCAGCTATCTTCTCTGCAGCTGATTGCCGCTCCTGCATTGGCCCTGCACGGATACACCAGTGCACACTGGATCTTCAGTGACGCCGGTCTCGATTTCGGGCTGTTCCCCATGACCAGCGCCATCATCTTCACCATCAATCTGATTGTTCTTCTCAGTAGTCTCCGAAAACCGGTTCACAGTCTTTTTCTGATCCTTTTCCCTCTGGCGGCACTGATCCTGGCATTGACCCTCCTGATCGGCAGCAGCGCCCCCTTGAGAGAGACTGTGTCTTTACCCATCGGGGCACATATCTTCTTTTCCATTGTGGCCTACAGCCTGCTGACCATCGCTGCGTTTCAGGCGATTTTTATCGCCCTTCAAAACTGGCGGCTGCGCCACAGGCACCTCGGCAGCTGGCTACAGATAGTCCCTCCTTTGCAAACCATGGAAGCATTGCTGTTTGAGGTGCTGTGGGCCGGCTTTGGTCTGTTGACTTTGTCACTGATTACGGGATTTCTGTTTTTTGAGGATTTCTTTGCCCAGCACTTGATTCACAAAACGGTTTTCACTCTTTTTGCCTGGCTGTTTTATGGCATTTTATTGTGGGGGCGACACATCAAGGGATGGCGGGGCAATACAGCCATTCGCTGGACCCTGGTAGGCTTCAGCGCCATGGTGCTGGGCTACTGGGGAAGCAAGTTTGTCCTGGAGGTGATTCTGCGCTGA
- a CDS encoding HlyC/CorC family transporter yields the protein MDDTPLWLLFSVLAGLLLLSAFFSGSETAMMSLNRYRLKHLRKRHLGARKAYKLLKRPDRLIGIILIGNNMVNILASAIATVIALRLYGDAGIAIATLLLTLAILIFSEVTPKTMAALHPEGIAFTASHILRPLLFVFYPLVWLVNHLSNGLLRLLGVNTTKSLDVSLSKEEIRTVVDISSENIPDHQDMLINILDLETVSVNDIMVPRNEIVGLDLELEVDQLLTTIINSGYTRLPVYVGNMNNVLGIIHVKTIARLLRSGSDSLTKEAIKRFTREPYFVPENTPLNKQLVNFQQAKRRIGLVVDEYGEIEGLVTMEDILEEIVGDFTTNRAEDEQEDIVALDKRMFDIDGSATIRDINKANSWDLPTDGPKTINGLILEHLESIPDGNVSFTIGRYQFETLELSEKMVVKVRVKQRITLHSGNGEPDDDDED from the coding sequence TTGGACGATACCCCTCTCTGGCTACTATTTAGCGTACTAGCTGGCCTCCTTCTCTTATCCGCTTTTTTCTCCGGCTCTGAAACAGCCATGATGTCACTGAACCGTTACAGGTTGAAACATCTGAGAAAACGACATCTCGGTGCCCGCAAGGCCTACAAGCTGCTAAAACGTCCTGACCGCCTGATCGGTATTATCCTGATCGGCAATAACATGGTGAATATCCTCGCTTCCGCGATCGCCACGGTCATTGCTCTGCGTCTTTACGGCGATGCAGGCATCGCCATCGCCACCTTACTGCTCACGCTGGCGATACTGATTTTTTCCGAGGTCACACCAAAAACAATGGCGGCACTGCACCCGGAAGGAATTGCCTTTACTGCCAGCCACATCCTCAGGCCGCTGTTATTTGTCTTTTATCCGCTGGTCTGGCTGGTGAACCACCTCTCCAACGGCCTACTCAGATTGCTGGGCGTGAATACTACCAAGTCCCTTGATGTGAGCCTCAGCAAAGAGGAAATTCGTACTGTCGTAGACATCTCCAGTGAAAATATCCCCGACCATCAGGATATGCTGATCAATATTCTGGACCTTGAAACGGTCTCCGTGAATGACATCATGGTGCCACGCAATGAAATTGTAGGCTTGGACCTTGAACTGGAAGTTGATCAACTATTAACCACAATCATCAATTCCGGCTACACCCGTCTGCCTGTCTATGTGGGCAACATGAATAATGTATTGGGCATTATTCATGTAAAAACTATCGCCAGACTGCTGCGCTCAGGCAGTGACAGCCTGACCAAAGAGGCCATCAAGCGATTTACCCGGGAACCCTACTTTGTCCCTGAAAACACACCACTCAACAAACAATTGGTGAATTTTCAACAGGCCAAACGCCGAATCGGTCTGGTGGTGGATGAGTATGGTGAAATTGAGGGGCTGGTCACAATGGAGGATATACTGGAGGAGATCGTCGGCGATTTCACCACGAACAGGGCAGAGGACGAACAGGAGGATATCGTCGCCCTGGACAAGAGGATGTTTGACATTGACGGGTCAGCCACCATCCGTGATATAAACAAGGCAAATTCGTGGGATTTGCCAACAGATGGCCCAAAGACAATTAACGGACTGATTCTGGAACACCTGGAAAGCATCCCCGACGGCAACGTGAGTTTTACCATTGGTCGCTATCAGTTTGAAACACTGGAACTGAGTGAAAAAATGGTAGTAAAGGTTCGTGTTAAACAGCGCATAACGCTTCATTCAGGAAACGGTGAACCGGACGATGATGACGAAGATTAA
- a CDS encoding DUF1289 domain-containing protein, protein MIATISSPCISVCALDHDDVCIGCHRTAREIRDWLLMDDDERLEVIAKAAERGCKNNPFA, encoded by the coding sequence ATGATAGCAACGATTTCTTCCCCCTGTATTTCTGTCTGTGCGCTGGATCATGATGACGTGTGTATCGGCTGTCACCGCACAGCCAGAGAAATTCGTGACTGGTTATTGATGGACGATGATGAGCGACTGGAGGTAATTGCAAAAGCTGCTGAACGGGGTTGTAAAAATAATCCGTTTGCCTAG
- a CDS encoding NUDIX hydrolase, which yields MLKRITERLNTMPVDRIRPFGVEGVEAAILVALTREPANPKIIFTKRAEHLNSHRGEVAFPGGKWEPGDEDLLVTALRETREEIDLSPHQVQVIAGLPVNRTRQLMRVKPYVGLIEPDLVLIANPEELDAVFEVPVSYFLDPSNLTVDYFVGPDYALNMPCFIYDDYRIWGFSLVVLADFLNISLDARIRLVYPDCSDLRPASR from the coding sequence ATGCTAAAACGGATTACCGAACGTTTAAATACTATGCCGGTTGACCGAATCAGACCCTTTGGGGTGGAGGGGGTCGAAGCGGCCATTCTGGTTGCCCTGACCCGTGAGCCGGCAAACCCAAAAATTATATTTACCAAACGGGCAGAGCACCTGAATTCACACCGGGGAGAAGTGGCATTTCCCGGTGGCAAGTGGGAACCGGGAGATGAAGACCTACTGGTGACGGCATTGCGGGAGACCCGGGAGGAAATTGATTTGTCTCCGCACCAGGTACAGGTCATTGCCGGGTTGCCGGTCAATCGAACTCGCCAGTTGATGCGGGTGAAGCCCTATGTGGGGCTTATTGAGCCCGACTTGGTGCTAATCGCCAATCCCGAGGAGCTGGATGCTGTTTTTGAAGTCCCGGTGTCTTATTTTCTGGACCCGTCGAACCTGACAGTCGATTACTTTGTCGGTCCGGATTATGCGCTCAATATGCCCTGTTTTATCTATGACGATTACCGTATCTGGGGCTTTTCGTTGGTGGTGTTGGCCGATTTCCTCAACATTTCCCTCGATGCCAGGATCCGTCTGGTGTATCCGGACTGTTCTGATCTGAGGCCGGCATCCAGGTAG
- a CDS encoding NUDIX hydrolase, whose product MNFCGQCGKPVNFKVPTGDNRKRHVCGHCDTIHYQNPRVISGCIPMVNDRVLLCKRAIEPRYGMWTLPAGFLENGETVLQGALRECWEEALAKLSEPVLSGIYDIPHINQVYILYRGSLHNRSYGAGDESLDVRLFSEADIPWEELAFPVITTALKHHFADLKQGLSIIHTDVITSRLRSLTNAAD is encoded by the coding sequence ATGAATTTTTGCGGTCAGTGTGGCAAACCGGTCAACTTCAAGGTTCCCACCGGAGATAATCGAAAACGCCATGTCTGTGGACATTGCGACACCATTCACTACCAAAACCCCCGAGTGATATCGGGCTGCATTCCTATGGTTAATGACAGAGTATTGCTGTGCAAACGGGCCATTGAGCCCCGTTACGGTATGTGGACCCTGCCAGCCGGTTTTTTGGAAAATGGGGAAACAGTGCTTCAGGGTGCACTGCGGGAATGCTGGGAAGAAGCATTGGCAAAACTGAGTGAGCCTGTGCTGAGCGGGATCTACGATATCCCTCATATCAATCAGGTTTATATCCTGTATCGGGGGTCGCTACACAACCGTAGTTACGGTGCCGGGGACGAATCGCTGGACGTCAGGTTGTTCAGTGAGGCCGATATTCCCTGGGAGGAGCTGGCTTTCCCCGTGATTACCACTGCGTTGAAGCATCATTTTGCAGATTTAAAACAGGGCCTGTCAATCATACACACCGACGTGATCACATCGAGACTTCGCTCCCTCACTAACGCTGCAGACTAG
- a CDS encoding NGG1p interacting factor 3 protein, NIF3 produces MYKLVFYVPIEHLESVKQAVFATGAGKIGEYENCCWQVLGIGQFRPLAGSIPYLGKVGSLSEEAEYRVELVCDDAAIKQAIRALISAHPYEEPAYDVWQLAEFDL; encoded by the coding sequence ATGTATAAGCTGGTTTTCTATGTACCTATCGAGCATCTGGAATCGGTTAAACAGGCTGTTTTCGCCACTGGAGCAGGCAAAATTGGCGAATATGAGAATTGCTGCTGGCAGGTGTTGGGTATCGGCCAGTTCCGTCCACTTGCCGGTAGCATTCCTTATCTGGGAAAGGTGGGTAGCCTGTCTGAAGAGGCAGAGTATCGTGTTGAACTGGTTTGTGATGATGCCGCGATAAAACAGGCGATCCGTGCGCTGATCAGTGCTCATCCCTATGAAGAACCGGCCTACGACGTATGGCAATTGGCGGAGTTCGACCTCTAG
- a CDS encoding DUF6746 family protein, with protein MFRLKPALILLLSFLASGVVVAAEDRPEHFKGLPADTLAQAVANFSEYNGKLEGLIQQEHLSPQDMHEVHMLTYTLENALAKIKAELAALAEPLEAVHLASERSAPETVKKQGQVYLDNARQIIK; from the coding sequence ATGTTCCGGTTAAAACCTGCTCTTATTCTTTTACTTTCATTTCTGGCAAGTGGTGTTGTTGTGGCGGCAGAGGACCGCCCTGAGCACTTCAAAGGATTGCCTGCTGATACCCTGGCTCAGGCGGTGGCCAATTTTTCCGAGTACAACGGCAAGCTTGAAGGTCTTATTCAGCAGGAGCATCTGTCGCCACAGGATATGCATGAAGTGCATATGCTCACCTACACGCTGGAAAATGCATTGGCCAAGATCAAGGCCGAGCTCGCTGCCTTAGCGGAACCCCTTGAAGCGGTACACCTCGCTTCAGAGCGCTCAGCCCCTGAAACTGTCAAAAAACAAGGTCAGGTTTATTTGGACAATGCGCGCCAGATCATCAAGTGA
- a CDS encoding CBS domain-containing protein: MLNSVELKDYMLRNPVKVNQRDDLFVAIDLIVSNKISGLCVVDDDNNLVGVLSETDCLKAILGARYNQESSVGPVRDVMTHDVFTVTSQADIVDVAQQMMKRGFRRCPVVDKGKLVGQITCRQLLNGVEKFPEKQT; this comes from the coding sequence ATGCTGAACTCGGTAGAACTGAAAGATTACATGCTTCGCAACCCAGTTAAAGTTAATCAACGGGATGATTTGTTCGTCGCCATTGACTTGATTGTCAGCAATAAAATTTCCGGGTTGTGTGTGGTGGATGATGACAATAACCTGGTGGGTGTGCTGTCCGAAACGGACTGTTTAAAGGCCATCTTGGGTGCCAGATATAATCAGGAAAGCAGTGTTGGCCCGGTACGTGATGTGATGACGCACGATGTTTTTACAGTCACGTCTCAGGCCGATATTGTCGATGTGGCCCAGCAAATGATGAAGCGTGGTTTTCGTCGCTGCCCGGTTGTTGATAAGGGTAAGTTGGTCGGCCAGATCACCTGCCGGCAGCTGCTGAATGGGGTTGAGAAGTTCCCCGAAAAGCAGACTTAA
- a CDS encoding adenylosuccinate synthase produces MGKNVVVLGTQWGDEGKGKIVDLLTDQAVVVARFQGGHNAGHTLVIEGKKTVLHLIPSGILRNNVTCLIGNGVVLSPEALLHEICELEDKGVPVRDRLRLSPACPLILPIHMALDQARERARGDAKIGTTGRGIGPAYEDKVARRGIRLGELFNRELFATKLKSLMEYHNFMLTDYYHEQPVSYEETLRQSITWMDELAPMLADVTGLLHDAREAGDNILFEGAQGSLLDIDHGTYPYVTSSNTTAGGTATGSGFGPLYLDYVLGITKAYTTRVGSGPFPTELFDTVGKHLGEKGHEFGATTGRERRCGWFDAVALKQAIRINSVSGICLTKLDVLDGVETIKVCIAYQDASGNEVITPSHADDYEKLVPVYEELPGWHESTIGIRSLEELPDNARAYIARIETILHTPVDIISTGPDRVETIVLRHPFGC; encoded by the coding sequence ATGGGAAAGAATGTCGTGGTGCTGGGCACCCAGTGGGGCGATGAAGGCAAAGGCAAGATTGTCGATCTGTTGACTGATCAAGCGGTTGTGGTAGCCCGTTTTCAGGGTGGCCACAATGCCGGCCATACCCTGGTCATTGAAGGTAAAAAAACGGTTCTTCACCTGATACCTTCAGGTATCCTCAGGAATAATGTGACCTGTCTGATTGGCAATGGCGTGGTGTTGTCTCCAGAGGCATTGTTGCATGAAATCTGTGAGCTGGAAGATAAAGGCGTACCTGTCCGGGACCGCCTTCGGTTGTCCCCTGCCTGCCCATTAATCTTGCCGATCCACATGGCGCTGGATCAGGCACGTGAACGCGCCAGGGGCGACGCCAAAATAGGTACCACCGGGCGTGGTATCGGTCCGGCTTACGAGGATAAAGTGGCGCGAAGGGGTATCCGCCTTGGCGAATTATTCAATCGTGAGCTGTTTGCCACCAAATTGAAAAGTCTGATGGAATACCACAACTTTATGCTCACGGACTACTATCATGAACAGCCCGTCAGCTATGAAGAAACCCTGCGGCAATCGATTACCTGGATGGATGAGCTGGCACCCATGCTGGCGGACGTGACCGGGTTGCTGCACGATGCTCGCGAAGCGGGTGACAATATTCTGTTCGAAGGGGCTCAGGGCTCACTGTTGGATATTGATCACGGCACCTATCCCTATGTTACATCTTCGAATACCACTGCCGGTGGTACGGCCACAGGCAGTGGTTTTGGCCCGCTGTATCTCGATTATGTGCTGGGTATCACAAAGGCCTACACCACCCGGGTAGGCTCAGGCCCGTTTCCCACCGAGCTGTTTGATACGGTCGGCAAACACCTGGGCGAGAAGGGCCATGAGTTTGGCGCGACTACCGGTCGTGAGCGACGCTGTGGCTGGTTTGACGCTGTGGCTTTGAAACAGGCTATTCGTATCAATTCTGTTTCCGGTATCTGTCTGACCAAGCTCGATGTGCTTGACGGTGTTGAAACCATAAAGGTGTGTATCGCTTATCAGGATGCCAGCGGCAATGAAGTGATCACCCCGAGTCACGCGGATGATTACGAAAAACTGGTTCCCGTTTATGAAGAGCTACCCGGTTGGCATGAATCGACCATTGGCATCAGATCCCTCGAAGAGCTGCCCGACAATGCCCGCGCCTATATCGCCCGTATTGAAACGATTCTCCACACCCCAGTGGATATTATTTCGACGGGTCCGGATCGGGTAGAAACGATTGTCCTGCGCCATCCGTTTGGTTGTTGA
- a CDS encoding ATP phosphoribosyltransferase regulatory subunit gives MTVADRWLLPDGIEEILPNQALQIERLRRQVLDLYHCWGYDLVIPPLVEFTESLLSGTGSDLDLMTFKVTDQISGRMMGVRADMTPQTSRMDAHSLRRNGPSRLCYAGTVLYTRPKQALESRSPIQIGVELYGESGLEADIEVISLMVETLRLAGLGTPQLDLGHVGIYASLLEAAELSADREAELFDLLQRKAVPELDVWLGKCLDNAEIALMIRALVGLAGDASVLDRAREVFAEAPAEVELALDELQAVVSALSESFPDLVLYLDLSELRGYHYHTGIVFAAYDQGLGQAIGNGGRYDHVGKGFGRSRPATGFNMSLQSLARVALSGAVAGGIFAPVSDELGWRKAVAALRSNGERVVCGFPGQEPDYQELHCDRQLVWLDGTYKITAV, from the coding sequence ATGACTGTTGCTGATCGCTGGTTGTTGCCTGATGGCATTGAAGAAATACTTCCCAATCAGGCGCTACAGATTGAGCGGTTGCGCCGACAGGTGCTGGATTTGTATCACTGCTGGGGTTACGACCTGGTCATCCCGCCGCTGGTGGAGTTCACGGAATCGCTGCTCAGTGGAACCGGTTCGGATCTCGATCTGATGACGTTTAAGGTGACGGATCAGATCAGTGGTCGAATGATGGGTGTTCGTGCCGATATGACTCCCCAAACCAGTCGTATGGATGCCCACAGTCTTCGGCGCAATGGCCCCAGTCGCCTTTGTTATGCAGGAACAGTTCTCTATACTCGGCCGAAGCAGGCTCTGGAGAGTCGTTCTCCAATCCAGATTGGTGTTGAGCTTTATGGTGAGTCAGGGCTCGAGGCAGATATCGAGGTGATCAGTTTGATGGTGGAGACTTTGCGTCTCGCCGGGCTCGGCACACCACAGCTCGACCTCGGCCATGTGGGGATATATGCCAGCCTGCTTGAAGCGGCTGAACTGTCAGCTGATCGCGAAGCCGAGTTATTTGATCTGCTTCAGCGTAAAGCGGTCCCTGAACTCGATGTCTGGCTCGGGAAGTGCCTGGATAATGCAGAAATTGCGCTGATGATCCGTGCTCTGGTCGGGCTTGCAGGTGATGCTTCCGTATTGGATCGCGCCCGTGAAGTATTTGCTGAGGCGCCGGCCGAAGTGGAGCTGGCGCTGGATGAGCTGCAGGCGGTTGTCAGTGCGCTCAGCGAAAGCTTCCCCGATCTGGTGCTCTATCTCGATTTGAGTGAGTTGCGTGGCTACCACTATCATACGGGTATCGTGTTTGCCGCCTATGATCAGGGGCTTGGTCAGGCCATCGGCAATGGCGGGCGCTATGATCATGTCGGTAAAGGCTTCGGTCGTTCCCGGCCGGCTACCGGCTTTAATATGAGTTTACAGTCGTTGGCCAGGGTTGCGTTGTCCGGGGCGGTGGCAGGTGGTATTTTTGCCCCTGTTAGTGATGAGCTCGGTTGGCGAAAAGCCGTAGCAGCGTTACGCTCCAATGGCGAGCGGGTGGTCTGTGGCTTTCCGGGCCAAGAGCCGGATTATCAGGAATTACATTGTGATCGCCAGCTGGTTTGGCTGGATGGCACCTATAAAATAACTGCAGTTTGA
- a CDS encoding DUF2065 domain-containing protein yields MWVDLAKAFCLMLVLEGVMPFLAPGRWRNMAALLAQVDDRSMRMMGLFSMLLGAGTLYFING; encoded by the coding sequence ATGTGGGTAGATTTAGCCAAGGCGTTTTGTCTGATGTTGGTGCTGGAGGGCGTCATGCCTTTTCTGGCACCGGGGCGATGGCGCAATATGGCAGCATTACTGGCACAGGTTGATGACCGCAGCATGAGAATGATGGGCTTGTTCAGTATGTTGCTTGGAGCCGGAACTTTGTATTTTATTAACGGGTAG
- the hflC gene encoding protease modulator HflC — MTNRSTGLLVLLAAVLLLMSSSLYVVSETERAVKLRFGRLIDVDIKPGLHVKIPFAEKIRKFDARVLTLDAESSSFFTSERKRLIVDAYTKWRIVDVDTYYKSTGGDEAVAHNRLSSRVNDGLRNQFGERTLHEVVSGERDALMENIKIGLNATVRLSLGIEIIDVRVKRIDLPSEVRGQVFSRMKAEREKEARELRSRGVEAAEKIRADADRQRTILMANAYREAEESRGEGDAEATATYASAFSKDPEFYAFQRSLKAYTESFNSKGDVLLVDPESDFFRYLNSQQGK; from the coding sequence ATGACTAATCGATCAACAGGTTTGCTGGTGCTGCTGGCAGCCGTTCTGCTATTGATGAGCAGCTCCCTTTATGTGGTTTCCGAGACTGAAAGGGCCGTCAAATTGAGATTTGGCCGCTTGATTGATGTCGATATCAAACCGGGTCTCCATGTGAAAATTCCCTTTGCCGAGAAAATCCGCAAGTTTGACGCGCGGGTGTTGACACTTGATGCCGAGTCATCCAGTTTTTTTACTTCTGAGAGAAAGCGCCTGATTGTGGATGCTTACACAAAATGGCGGATTGTTGATGTAGATACCTACTATAAATCCACCGGTGGTGATGAGGCCGTGGCGCATAATCGGCTGTCCAGCCGCGTAAACGACGGACTGCGCAACCAGTTTGGTGAGCGGACACTTCACGAGGTGGTATCTGGAGAGCGCGATGCCTTGATGGAAAATATCAAAATCGGCCTGAATGCCACGGTTCGCTTATCATTGGGCATAGAGATAATTGACGTCAGAGTCAAACGAATTGACCTGCCCTCTGAAGTGAGAGGACAAGTGTTCAGCCGGATGAAAGCCGAGCGTGAAAAAGAGGCCCGGGAGCTTCGTTCGAGGGGTGTTGAAGCGGCAGAAAAAATCCGTGCAGATGCCGACCGGCAACGCACGATTCTTATGGCCAACGCCTATCGTGAAGCCGAGGAGTCGAGAGGTGAGGGCGATGCCGAGGCTACCGCGACTTATGCCTCGGCGTTTAGCAAGGACCCCGAGTTCTATGCGTTTCAGCGCAGTTTAAAGGCCTATACAGAGTCATTTAACAGTAAGGGTGATGTGCTGTTGGTTGATCCGGAGAGCGATTTCTTCCGCTATCTGAACAGTCAGCAGGGGAAATAA